Proteins encoded in a region of the Flavobacterium sp. PMTSA4 genome:
- the ychF gene encoding redox-regulated ATPase YchF produces MKAGIVGLPNVGKSTLFNCLSNAKAQSANFPFCTIEPNIGVVNVPDPRINRLEELVKPERVQMATVDIVDIAGLVKGASKGEGLGNQFLANIRECNAIIHVLRCFDNDNIVHVDGNVNPIRDKETIDIELQLKDLETVEKRLEKVNRAAKTGNKEAQVEQAFLNRIKEALLQAKSARTVVPQNQDEEELMEDFQLITTKPVLYVCNVDEGSAVSGNKYVDQVRELVKDENAEVIVLAVGTEADITELETYEERQMFLEDLGLKEPGSSVLIRAAYKLLKQQTYFTAGVKEVRAWTINIGDTAPKAAGVIHTDFEKGFIRAEVIAFEDYSNYGSEAKVKEAGKLRVEGKEYIVKDGDVMHFRFNV; encoded by the coding sequence ATGAAAGCAGGAATTGTAGGATTGCCAAATGTTGGAAAATCAACTTTATTTAATTGTTTATCAAACGCAAAAGCGCAGAGTGCAAACTTTCCGTTTTGTACAATCGAACCAAATATTGGAGTTGTAAACGTTCCAGATCCAAGAATCAACAGATTGGAAGAATTGGTAAAACCAGAGCGTGTTCAAATGGCAACGGTTGATATCGTAGACATTGCAGGTTTGGTAAAAGGTGCAAGTAAAGGTGAAGGTTTAGGAAACCAGTTTTTGGCAAACATCCGCGAGTGTAATGCAATTATTCACGTGTTACGTTGTTTTGATAACGATAATATTGTTCACGTTGATGGTAATGTAAACCCAATTCGCGATAAAGAAACAATCGATATTGAGTTACAATTAAAAGATTTAGAAACTGTTGAAAAACGATTAGAAAAAGTAAATCGTGCAGCTAAAACAGGAAATAAAGAAGCGCAAGTTGAACAAGCTTTTTTAAATAGAATAAAAGAAGCATTACTTCAAGCAAAATCAGCCAGAACTGTTGTTCCCCAAAATCAAGATGAAGAAGAATTAATGGAAGATTTTCAGCTAATTACTACTAAGCCAGTTTTATACGTGTGTAACGTTGACGAAGGTTCAGCGGTATCAGGAAACAAATATGTTGACCAAGTTCGCGAATTAGTGAAAGATGAAAATGCAGAAGTAATTGTTCTTGCCGTTGGCACAGAAGCAGATATAACCGAATTAGAAACCTATGAAGAACGTCAAATGTTTTTGGAAGATTTAGGGTTAAAAGAACCAGGAAGTTCTGTTTTAATTCGTGCAGCATATAAATTATTAAAACAACAAACCTATTTCACAGCAGGAGTAAAAGAAGTTCGTGCTTGGACTATTAATATTGGCGATACTGCACCAAAAGCAGCTGGAGTAATTCATACCGATTTCGAAAAAGGATTCATTCGTGCCGAAGTAATTGCTTTTGAAGATTATTCAAACTATGGTTCAGAGGCTAAAGTAAAAGAAGCCGGAAAACTTAGAGTAGAAGGTAAAGAATACATCGTTAAAGATGGTGATGTAATGCATTTTAGATTTAATGTGTAA
- a CDS encoding porin family protein, protein MKKIVVLVIFVFIGQNSLAQDKISLGVNGGATYSSFRGNPSADDFNAGVDFLAGFSFEYKLKERLSLVVNLNYDRKSASKNFLDEFILGPDDPNLISDVKVKLKMQFISLPILVRYKFGNKNDFYINGGPFISYLLKSELSNDYDNTSLDMTESFKKIDYGLVLGFGKTFKLKNNTELSVEIRENLGLNNISSKPVVDDGSIKTNSLNLICNYSFNL, encoded by the coding sequence ATGAAAAAAATTGTTGTTTTAGTCATATTCGTTTTTATTGGTCAAAATAGCTTGGCTCAAGATAAAATATCATTAGGTGTAAATGGTGGAGCAACTTATTCTTCATTTAGAGGAAATCCTTCAGCTGATGATTTTAATGCTGGAGTAGATTTTTTGGCAGGATTTTCTTTTGAATACAAATTAAAAGAAAGATTATCATTAGTTGTAAACCTTAATTATGATAGAAAATCAGCGTCTAAAAATTTTTTAGATGAATTCATTCTAGGTCCAGATGATCCTAACTTAATTAGTGATGTAAAAGTTAAGTTAAAAATGCAATTTATATCGTTGCCTATTTTGGTTCGCTATAAATTTGGAAATAAAAATGATTTTTATATTAATGGCGGACCTTTTATTAGCTATTTGTTAAAATCTGAATTATCAAACGATTATGATAATACAAGTTTAGATATGACAGAAAGTTTCAAGAAAATAGATTATGGTTTGGTGCTTGGTTTTGGAAAAACATTCAAATTGAAAAACAATACTGAATTATCAGTTGAAATAAGAGAAAATCTCGGTTTAAATAATATTAGTTCTAAACCTGTGGTTGATGATGGTTCAATCAAAACGAACTCTTTAAATCTCATTTGTAATTATTCTTTTAATTTATAA
- a CDS encoding DNA topoisomerase IV subunit B translates to MATETRYDEDNIRSLDWKEHIRMRPGMYIGKLGDGSSPDDGIYILLKEVIDNCIDEFVMGAGKVIEVTIKDKLVTVRDYGRGIPLGKVVDVVSKMNTGGKYDSKAFKKSVGLNGVGTKAVNALSNYFRVESVRDNQQKAAEFSAGNLTIEEDIQESTKRKGTKVSFVADDAIFKNYKYRNEYIIKMLKNYCYLNRGLTIYYNGEKYISEYGLKDLLEENIAEEDMVYPIIHLEGEDIEIAITHSKSQYSEEYHSFVNGQNTTQGGTHLGAFREAIVKTIKEFYNKPFEASDIRKSIVSAVSIKVEEPVFESQTKTKLGSTDIGPKGPTVRTFVNDFIKNKLDNFLHKNPEVADLLLRKILQAERERKELSGIRKLAKERAKKASLHNKKLRDCRVHLTDSKNPRSLESTLFITEGDSASGSITKSRDVNTQAVFSLRGKPLNSYGMSKKIVYENEEFNLLQAALDIEEEYDNLRYNNIVIATDADVDGMHIRLLLITFFLQFFPELIKEGHLYILQTPLFRVRNKKETIYCYSDEERVNAIEKLKPKPEITRFKGLGEISPDEFKHFIGDDIRLDPVMLDKATSIETLLEFYMGKNTPDRQEFIINNLKVELDVVEKN, encoded by the coding sequence ATGGCAACAGAAACAAGATACGACGAAGATAATATTCGATCACTCGACTGGAAAGAACACATCCGAATGCGTCCAGGTATGTACATCGGAAAATTGGGCGACGGTTCTTCGCCAGATGATGGTATTTATATTCTACTCAAAGAAGTTATCGATAACTGTATCGATGAATTCGTTATGGGTGCAGGAAAAGTAATTGAAGTCACTATCAAAGACAAATTGGTTACTGTTCGCGATTATGGTCGAGGAATTCCATTGGGCAAAGTGGTTGATGTAGTTTCTAAAATGAATACTGGTGGAAAATACGACTCAAAAGCATTTAAAAAATCAGTAGGTTTAAATGGAGTTGGTACCAAAGCGGTTAATGCATTGTCCAATTACTTCCGTGTCGAATCGGTTCGTGATAATCAACAAAAGGCAGCCGAGTTTTCAGCAGGTAACTTAACAATCGAAGAAGATATTCAAGAAAGTACGAAGCGCAAAGGAACAAAAGTTTCTTTCGTAGCTGACGATGCTATCTTCAAAAACTACAAGTATCGTAATGAATACATCATTAAGATGCTAAAAAATTATTGTTATCTAAATCGTGGTTTAACGATTTACTACAATGGAGAAAAATACATTTCGGAATATGGTTTAAAAGATTTATTAGAAGAAAACATTGCCGAAGAAGACATGGTGTATCCAATTATTCATCTCGAAGGTGAAGATATTGAAATCGCCATTACACACAGTAAATCGCAATATTCTGAAGAATACCATTCGTTTGTAAACGGACAAAACACTACACAAGGTGGAACGCATTTAGGAGCATTTCGTGAAGCAATTGTAAAAACGATTAAAGAGTTTTACAACAAACCTTTTGAGGCGTCAGACATCAGAAAATCAATAGTTTCAGCGGTTTCAATCAAAGTAGAAGAACCTGTTTTTGAAAGTCAAACCAAAACCAAACTAGGTTCAACTGATATTGGTCCTAAAGGTCCAACGGTGAGAACTTTTGTAAACGATTTTATTAAAAATAAGCTTGATAACTTTTTACATAAAAATCCAGAAGTAGCCGATTTATTATTACGAAAAATTCTTCAGGCAGAACGCGAACGAAAAGAACTTTCAGGAATTCGTAAATTAGCAAAAGAACGTGCTAAAAAAGCAAGTTTACATAACAAGAAACTACGCGATTGCAGAGTTCATTTAACCGATAGTAAAAACCCAAGAAGTTTAGAAAGCACTTTATTCATAACCGAAGGTGATTCGGCTTCGGGTTCCATTACTAAAAGTCGCGATGTAAATACACAAGCCGTTTTTAGTTTGCGAGGTAAGCCTTTGAATTCCTATGGAATGTCAAAGAAAATTGTTTATGAAAACGAAGAGTTTAATTTACTTCAAGCTGCATTAGACATCGAGGAAGAATACGATAATTTACGCTACAACAACATTGTAATTGCTACCGATGCCGATGTTGACGGAATGCACATTCGTTTGTTATTGATTACATTCTTTCTTCAATTTTTCCCAGAATTAATCAAAGAAGGACATTTGTATATTTTGCAAACACCTTTATTCCGTGTACGAAATAAAAAAGAAACAATTTATTGCTATTCAGATGAAGAAAGAGTAAATGCCATTGAAAAACTAAAGCCAAAGCCAGAAATCACACGATTTAAAGGTTTAGGTGAAATTTCTCCTGATGAATTCAAACATTTCATTGGTGATGACATTCGTCTTGATCCGGTAATGCTAGATAAAGCTACATCAATTGAAACCTTACTCGAATTCTATATGGGTAAAAATACTCCAGATAGACAAGAGTTTATTATCAATAACTTAAAGGTAGAATTGGATGTTGTGGAGAAAAATTAG
- a CDS encoding DNA gyrase/topoisomerase IV subunit A: MKDEEEDDIIPNNEEENNDSFEDNSAEGFDEIKVSSGNNFYEVDENPEDTITKVTGMYKDWFLDYASYVILERAVPAIEDGFKPVQRRIMHSMKELDDGRYNKVANIVGHTMQYHPHGDASIGDAMVQIGQKDLLIDMQGNWGNILTGDSAAASRYIEARISKLGHDILYSPKVTEWGMSYDGRRAEPINLPVKFPLLLAQGAEGIAVGLSTKVLPHNFNELIDCSVKILKGKSFTLFPDFPTAGIADVSNYNDGMRGGRVRVRAKISQLDKQTLVITQIPFSTNTSTLIDSILKANEKGKIKIKKIEDNTAAEVEILIHLPPGVSPDKTIDALYAFTACETSVAPLGCVIENHKPLFIGVSDMLKISTHRTVDLLKRELEIQLDELENKWHFSTLEKIFIREEMYIDFKLYSDRESLYEYMYKRFEPFKKDFVREINDEDLQKLTQIPMIRITRFDSDKADDAIAKLEAEMEQVKHHLDHIIDFAIDFFLKLKEKYGKGRERQTELRSFDTIEATKVVLRNTKLYVNREEGFFGTGLKKDEYVADCSDIDDIIVFLRDGKMMVSKVDDKKFVGKDIIHIAVFDKNDKRTIHNMIYRDGKNGSTFIKRFNVSGVTRDKFYDLTQEKPGSQVLYFSTNPNGEAETVTILLRQVGSVKKLKWDVDFADIAIKGRASRGNTVTKYPIKKIELKEKGISTLRPRKVWFDDTVHRLNVDGRGELLGEFRPNDRLLIINQNGKLKTIIPELSTHFNEDMIVLEKWNPKKPISCIYFDGEKERYFVKRFLVENENKEEIFISEHDKSQLEIVSTDWRPMAEVIFAKVKGVQKENLTVNLEEFIAVKGIKALGNQLTTDKVKQVNLLEPLPFEEPEEVIAEEIEVSDESNITDDIQTETDDDGQITLSLD, translated from the coding sequence ATGAAAGACGAAGAAGAAGACGATATAATTCCAAATAACGAAGAAGAAAACAATGATTCGTTTGAAGATAATTCTGCCGAAGGCTTTGATGAAATCAAAGTTTCGAGCGGAAATAATTTCTATGAAGTTGACGAAAACCCAGAAGATACCATTACCAAAGTTACAGGAATGTACAAGGATTGGTTCCTCGATTACGCTTCTTATGTAATTCTCGAACGTGCCGTTCCGGCAATTGAAGATGGTTTTAAACCAGTGCAACGTCGTATCATGCATTCTATGAAAGAGTTGGATGATGGGCGTTACAACAAAGTAGCAAATATCGTTGGACATACCATGCAATATCATCCGCATGGTGATGCAAGTATTGGCGATGCAATGGTTCAAATTGGTCAAAAAGACTTGCTAATTGACATGCAAGGAAACTGGGGAAATATCCTAACTGGCGATAGTGCTGCAGCTTCTCGTTATATTGAAGCACGAATTTCAAAGCTTGGTCATGATATTTTATATTCTCCAAAAGTAACCGAATGGGGAATGTCTTATGATGGTCGTCGTGCAGAACCAATTAATTTACCAGTAAAATTTCCGTTATTATTAGCGCAAGGTGCCGAAGGTATTGCAGTAGGATTATCTACTAAAGTTTTACCACATAATTTTAATGAACTTATAGATTGTTCTGTTAAAATTTTAAAAGGAAAATCGTTTACCTTATTTCCCGATTTTCCGACTGCTGGAATTGCTGATGTATCCAATTATAATGATGGAATGCGTGGCGGAAGGGTTCGTGTTAGAGCAAAGATTTCGCAATTAGATAAACAAACCCTAGTCATTACACAAATACCGTTTTCAACCAATACTTCAACACTGATTGACAGTATTTTAAAAGCAAATGAAAAAGGTAAAATCAAAATCAAAAAGATTGAAGACAATACTGCTGCCGAAGTTGAAATACTAATTCATCTTCCACCAGGTGTTTCTCCCGATAAAACTATTGATGCGTTGTATGCGTTTACCGCTTGTGAAACTTCGGTTGCACCATTAGGTTGTGTAATTGAAAATCATAAACCATTATTTATTGGGGTTTCTGATATGTTGAAAATCTCAACTCACAGAACGGTAGATTTATTAAAACGAGAATTAGAAATTCAGTTAGATGAACTTGAGAACAAATGGCATTTTTCTACTTTAGAAAAGATTTTCATTAGAGAAGAAATGTATATCGATTTCAAATTGTATTCAGATAGAGAATCACTTTATGAATACATGTATAAACGATTTGAACCGTTTAAAAAGGATTTTGTACGTGAAATCAATGATGAAGATTTACAAAAACTGACTCAAATTCCAATGATTCGTATTACTCGTTTCGATTCAGATAAAGCAGATGATGCCATTGCAAAATTAGAAGCCGAAATGGAACAAGTGAAACATCATTTAGACCATATTATTGATTTTGCGATTGACTTCTTCTTGAAACTAAAAGAAAAATACGGTAAAGGTCGTGAACGACAAACTGAGCTAAGAAGTTTTGACACAATAGAAGCAACGAAAGTTGTTTTAAGAAATACAAAACTGTATGTAAATAGGGAAGAAGGTTTCTTTGGAACAGGTTTAAAGAAAGACGAATACGTAGCCGATTGTTCTGATATTGATGATATCATTGTGTTTTTGCGTGACGGAAAAATGATGGTTTCTAAAGTAGACGATAAAAAGTTCGTTGGAAAAGATATAATTCATATTGCAGTTTTTGATAAAAATGACAAACGAACTATTCATAACATGATTTATCGTGATGGAAAAAATGGTTCTACTTTTATTAAGCGTTTTAATGTTTCGGGTGTTACACGTGATAAGTTTTATGATTTAACACAAGAAAAACCTGGTTCACAAGTATTGTATTTCTCAACCAATCCAAATGGTGAAGCCGAAACAGTTACAATTTTACTACGTCAGGTTGGAAGTGTCAAAAAACTAAAATGGGATGTTGATTTTGCTGATATTGCTATAAAAGGCCGAGCTTCTCGTGGAAATACCGTAACAAAATATCCGATTAAGAAAATAGAATTAAAAGAAAAAGGAATTTCTACTTTACGTCCAAGAAAAGTTTGGTTTGACGATACAGTTCATAGATTAAACGTAGATGGAAGAGGTGAATTGTTAGGAGAATTTAGACCAAATGATAGGCTATTAATAATTAATCAAAATGGAAAACTAAAAACTATTATTCCTGAACTTTCTACCCATTTTAATGAAGATATGATTGTTTTGGAAAAATGGAATCCTAAAAAACCAATTTCTTGTATTTATTTCGATGGTGAAAAAGAACGCTATTTTGTGAAACGCTTTTTGGTTGAAAACGAAAATAAAGAAGAAATATTTATTTCTGAACATGATAAATCTCAATTAGAGATTGTTTCTACTGATTGGCGACCAATGGCCGAAGTGATTTTTGCAAAAGTTAAAGGTGTTCAAAAGGAAAATCTAACAGTTAATTTGGAAGAATTCATTGCTGTCAAAGGAATAAAAGCATTAGGGAATCAATTAACAACTGATAAAGTAAAACAAGTTAATTTGTTAGAACCATTGCCTTTTGAAGAACCTGAAGAAGTTATAGCTGAAGAAATTGAAGTTTCTGATGAAAGTAATATTACTGACGATATACAAACGGAAACTGATGACGACGGACAAATAACTTTGAGTTTAGACTAA
- a CDS encoding TerC family protein, translating to MEILFTPNALLALLTLTFLEIILGIDNIVFLSIVSGKLKAEDQPKARRVGLLLAMAFRIILLFGITWVLGLQDVILSIDWDFFSANITGQSLIIFGGGLFLLYKSVSEIHHKLEGEEESEKGKASNSISQAILQIALLNIVFSFDSILTAVGMVSMKEPIEGGFGYDGALIIMILSVIISIIIMMIFAGPVSKFVNEHPTIQILGLSFLILIGVMLLAEGSHLAHFRFGDDIEVHSISKGYLYFAIFFSLFVEFLNLKMKKTKNKVKLHNNTIIDEKLKDGDITS from the coding sequence ATGGAAATATTATTTACACCAAATGCGCTGTTAGCACTTTTAACGTTAACCTTTCTTGAAATCATTTTAGGAATCGATAATATAGTTTTTTTATCTATTGTTTCAGGAAAATTAAAGGCCGAAGACCAACCTAAAGCACGAAGAGTTGGTTTATTATTAGCAATGGCATTCCGAATCATTTTGTTATTTGGAATTACATGGGTTTTAGGATTGCAAGATGTAATTTTATCCATCGATTGGGATTTTTTCTCAGCTAATATTACTGGGCAAAGTTTAATAATTTTTGGAGGTGGTTTATTTCTTTTGTATAAATCTGTTTCCGAAATTCATCACAAACTTGAAGGCGAAGAAGAAAGTGAAAAAGGAAAGGCAAGTAATAGTATTTCGCAAGCTATTTTACAAATTGCTTTACTAAACATTGTATTTTCGTTTGATAGTATTTTAACAGCCGTTGGAATGGTTAGTATGAAAGAACCTATTGAAGGCGGTTTTGGTTATGATGGAGCTTTGATTATTATGATTTTATCAGTAATAATTTCTATAATAATAATGATGATTTTTGCTGGACCGGTTTCTAAATTCGTAAACGAACATCCAACCATTCAAATCCTTGGATTGTCGTTTTTGATATTAATTGGTGTAATGCTTTTGGCTGAAGGTTCACATTTAGCACATTTCCGTTTTGGAGATGATATTGAAGTTCATAGTATTTCAAAAGGATATTTATACTTTGCAATTTTCTTCTCGTTGTTTGTAGAATTTTTGAATTTGAAAATGAAGAAAACTAAAAACAAGGTGAAACTTCATAATAATACTATTATTGATGAAAAGCTGAAAGATGGCGATATAACTTCTTAA
- a CDS encoding DNA topoisomerase IV, with amino-acid sequence MKKIALLLLYFFMISCYQQERNCTDFKTGRFEFKQSIDGKEHTTTFIRTENMQIETYEGKTDTAMVRWVNDCEFILEKLHPKNMQEKKVITMKILYTKDNTYTFEYAFVGEQKKMRGLVTKLN; translated from the coding sequence ATGAAAAAAATCGCACTACTTCTACTCTATTTCTTCATGATTTCTTGTTATCAACAAGAACGAAATTGTACCGATTTTAAAACAGGACGTTTTGAATTCAAACAATCAATTGATGGAAAAGAACACACAACAACTTTCATTAGAACTGAAAATATGCAGATTGAAACTTATGAAGGAAAAACAGATACTGCAATGGTTCGCTGGGTTAATGATTGTGAATTCATTCTGGAAAAATTGCATCCAAAAAATATGCAAGAGAAAAAAGTGATAACCATGAAAATTTTGTATACTAAAGACAATACCTATACATTTGAATATGCCTTTGTTGGCGAACAAAAAAAAATGCGTGGTTTAGTAACAAAATTGAACTAA
- a CDS encoding DUF1572 family protein — protein sequence MINNQYLVSIKKQFLYYKTIGEKAMNQLEPEQLFVSVNDDTNSIAIIIKHLAGNMLSRWTDFLTTDGEKEWRNRDGEFEQTFSSKEEVMQFWEKGWDCLFDAINSLQPEQLETIIYIRNEGHTVLEALNRQLAHYPYHVGQIIFYAKILKKEEWNSLSIPRNKSNSYNADKFAKEKSRKHFTDDEMNSLK from the coding sequence ATGATAAATAATCAATATTTAGTAAGTATTAAAAAGCAATTTCTCTATTATAAAACTATTGGAGAAAAGGCAATGAATCAACTTGAACCTGAGCAATTATTTGTTTCAGTTAATGATGATACCAATTCTATAGCAATTATTATAAAACATTTGGCAGGTAACATGCTGTCGCGTTGGACCGATTTCTTAACAACTGATGGTGAAAAAGAATGGCGAAATCGTGATGGTGAATTTGAACAAACTTTTTCAAGTAAGGAAGAAGTTATGCAGTTTTGGGAAAAAGGTTGGGATTGTCTTTTTGATGCTATCAACTCTTTACAACCAGAACAATTAGAAACAATAATTTATATCCGAAACGAAGGTCACACTGTTTTAGAAGCTTTGAACAGACAATTAGCACATTATCCTTATCATGTTGGACAAATTATTTTTTATGCTAAAATATTGAAAAAAGAAGAATGGAATTCACTTTCAATTCCAAGAAACAAATCAAATAGTTATAATGCTGATAAATTTGCTAAAGAAAAAAGCAGAAAGCATTTTACTGATGATGAAATGAACTCACTTAAATAA
- a CDS encoding DUF6095 family protein gives MPTNKDLLNKGIKYLVYALPLIFIGPSVIYNAFMNKHTNWHYLVLAIGCIMCLGAMFLMFKGIKKITDSLFDDDK, from the coding sequence ATGCCAACCAACAAAGACTTACTAAATAAAGGAATTAAATACTTAGTTTATGCTTTACCATTGATTTTTATTGGTCCAAGCGTAATTTATAATGCGTTTATGAATAAGCATACCAATTGGCATTATTTGGTTTTAGCGATTGGTTGTATAATGTGTTTGGGAGCGATGTTTTTAATGTTCAAAGGAATAAAAAAAATAACTGATTCTCTTTTTGACGATGATAAATAA
- the murQ gene encoding N-acetylmuramic acid 6-phosphate etherase, translating to MNFTKTTEQSSHYDHLEKMSVHELLTNINNEDKTVPLAVEKALPQIELLVTKTVEKLKLGGRLFYIGAGTSGRLGIVDASECPPTFGVPFDLVNGIIAGGDKAIRKAVENAEDNREQAWIDLQNENISQNDVVIGIAASGTTPYVIAGLEKCNENNIVTGCITCNEGSPLALTAKFPVVVVVGPEFVTGSSRMKAGTAQKLVLNMISTASMIQLGKVKGNKMVDMQLSNDKLVDRGVKMIMSEIPVDYQKAAELLNEFGSVRKAVENYLNQKIN from the coding sequence ATGAACTTCACCAAAACCACCGAACAATCATCACACTATGATCATTTAGAAAAAATGTCTGTGCATGAATTGTTGACCAATATCAATAATGAAGATAAAACCGTTCCTTTAGCAGTAGAAAAAGCATTACCACAAATAGAATTACTAGTTACCAAAACAGTTGAAAAACTAAAACTCGGCGGCAGATTATTTTATATTGGTGCTGGAACTTCAGGCAGACTTGGAATTGTTGATGCCTCTGAATGTCCGCCAACTTTTGGCGTTCCATTTGATTTGGTAAACGGAATAATTGCTGGCGGCGACAAAGCCATCCGAAAAGCAGTTGAAAATGCTGAAGATAATCGTGAACAAGCTTGGATTGATTTACAAAACGAAAACATATCTCAAAATGATGTTGTAATTGGCATTGCTGCATCTGGTACTACGCCTTATGTTATTGCTGGTTTAGAAAAATGTAATGAAAACAACATTGTTACAGGTTGTATTACTTGTAACGAAGGAAGTCCATTGGCATTAACCGCAAAGTTTCCTGTTGTCGTTGTGGTTGGACCAGAATTTGTTACCGGAAGTTCAAGAATGAAAGCAGGAACAGCTCAAAAATTAGTTCTGAATATGATTTCTACTGCATCAATGATTCAACTAGGAAAAGTAAAAGGTAACAAAATGGTCGACATGCAATTAAGCAACGATAAATTGGTTGACCGTGGTGTAAAAATGATAATGAGTGAAATACCTGTTGATTATCAAAAAGCTGCTGAATTATTAAATGAATTTGGAAGTGTTAGAAAAGCTGTTGAAAATTATCTCAATCAAAAAATAAATTAA